The DNA region CAGGTCTCACCCAGTCTGACCTATGGATGTAGCAATGAATGTTTCCTATAGCTCTAGCCAGCTTTGCCTGGCTGGCCACCTGTTTGGAAGAGGCTCCCCGAAGCCTAGCTAAACAAGCGTGCCCTACTTACATGATGGTAGTCGTACACGACAGTGGCTGAAGAATTGATTGCTGCCTTGATGTGGAAAGTCCCTGTCCTATCTTTCCCACTCATGGAGAGCTGCTGCACGGACCCTTCCCCATCCAGGCCCTGAATAGTCATTCGCAAAACCTAGAGGGCAAGGAAAGTCACAGAGTGAGGCATGCCCAGTACGGGGGGCTGGGTGGGCCAAAGCAGAAGATACGATGCATCAGCTGTTCATTGCCTATACCCTGAAGAAGTGCCCTCTTTCCCAGCAGCATTCCCCTCGTCCCTGCTGACTCAGTGCGGGCAGAGACATTAGTAaatcagagctctgggctgcagcagcttCCCATTTCAAGGTACCCACTGAAACTTTGCTGAAGTCTTTCGCTTCTTTGCTGGCCCCAATAATAGAGAGCTATTCCTCTAGTGTCCTAGTCTCCTCTGCAGCTGTCTATGGTTCCAGCTATCCTCTGTGCTTGTCCACAGTTTCACTTGTTCCTGCTGCCCTTGTCTACTGGAGCTGCCTCTTTACCTGGCTGCTCCTAGCTCTTAGCACTGGTGCACAGGTGCATTTCCCAGTCTGCTTGAGTTCCctttgcagctgggtgtggctgcACCCACTCCATGCTGTAGCAGCCCACTGTGCCTGGCTGCATCTGCTTCCCTGTACTCCTGGGCATGGCTGCAGCAGCCTCAATGTGCCCCCATCCCCTCTGCACTAACACACGGCTGGACTTGCCCCTCTGAACCACTGCCTCCGTTTTTTTAACACTGTACTTACAGTTTCTGTGTGCTTCTCGGATATGTGCAGTCCCATCAGGAGGAAACCCAGCACAACCAAGACTATGATCACAACCACCACCATGATGATCAAGAGTCTtttgaggtgaggggagaggcagggtATCCTGGGGACGGGAGTGTAGTCCTGTGGGAACAGAAAAGAACAGTAACAGCAAGAAGAGCTGATGTGGGTATGCTGGAGGGACAGGACCCCACCCCCCTTTTATTATATGTATTCCTGTAGCACtgaggaaccccagtcatggcccaggacccatttgtgctaggtgctgtacaaacacagaacagaactATCTATCCTCTGTTCATTGCCATACCGGAGGAGCCTCTGTCAGAGCCTCCTTGCTGCTAACATCCATCTTATTTCTTGTTCTGCAGACCCTGGACGTCCCTGTAGTGCTCCTCCAGTAATAAAACAGCCCCCGGAGGCTccgtggctggagaggggctcaTATAGTAGACTCTGATATAGTGGAGGGgcggagggaaagaggagggcaTGCTGGAGTTCCCCAGGCCTTTCTGGCTGCAAGCCAAGTGTTCActtcatttttgtttgtgaatCTGTTTCCCTGGAGCCCTTCAGAGCCGCGTTTCTGATAACCTCCTGGGCCTGTGTCAGTCGAGAGTCTCCGAGGACACTTGTCTCTGGGCACATGGGCTTCTTAGCACCCAAGAGCTGCAACCACAAGGGTTCTGAGGCCAAAGTCATCCAGCTCCGAGGGGCTAGTGCTGCCCTTCAGGCTGGAGTATCCGGCCTGTTGATATGGCCATGGCCAGGCTTGGCTCAGTGCCCCGAGTCTCTGAGCTTCTCTGGCACCTGATGGTGCTTCAGACGTTCAGAGCAAACGCCGAAAATCAAAGGACTTTCATAAGAGCACTAGTCGTGAGTGCCCGGGCCCTTATTGGAGTGTGGGCAGCCAGGGGCCtttggggaggggcagtgggtcAGTCACATTCTGTCCAATGTGCTGAACGGGTCATGGAGTCTGATTCCTCAAACACTGGAGTGTTCCCTCTAGGTGTCTCATCCCAACGTTGTTGCTTCCACATGTTGCAATTAGAGACAGACCCaaaccagagctctgagccaccCTCTCTCTTGACACTGAGGGCTTCAAACTCTGGTCTCAAACCGGGATCTAAATAGTTGCAGCTGTGGACAGCCTCTGGGGTAAGGGACCTTACTAATAGGGGTGAGACCTTTGACAGGGaaagtttgcagggctgcagctgggcagaGATGAGCTGATTTCTACAACTCACTGAATAAATGCAAGCACTTCCTAACATATCAGATGGTCCCTAGTGAATTTTGATCTCTCTTCTGTTTGAGAGCTAACCTCTGGCCCTGCTCTAGGCTGATCTGACCTTACAGTTGTTCTGCAATTAACCATGGCCTGACAGCTGCTCAGCCTGACCCTGTCTGCAGCTGATTGCATAGACCGGGCGAGAGAACATTAAAGGACTGGCAATAGTACACAGCTATTAAGTCCCCAGCTTCCCCGCCTGAGGCCTCGGAGCCTGCACAGAACGGAGGTTGCTCCTTTGTGCTTGTTTTGCACTGGGGGTGCCTGCCCAACCCTCAGCAAGAAGAGCTCTCCTTGTATTTTTCTTGCCCTCAGGTTGTCAGATGCACCTTGAGCTTCAGAActgcccccagccagggccagctccaggcaccagccgaccaagcacgtgcttggggcggcaccttggggaaggggcgctcgggttttggttttttttggctcAGTGGGGCGGcactggaggggttttttttgtttgtttggttttgtttcggCGGCGCGGTACACGGGGGGGGCTTTGGCGGCATGGTGCTCGGGGGCGGGGGCTCGGGGCCATGGCACTTGGGGAGGGTAGGGGTTGCGCAGCCGgcacttggggggggggcgggttgcACGACCTGGTgctttggggggggcgggggtttcGGCAGCACGgcactcagggaggtgggggcttCGGCGGCGCGGCGCTCAGGAGAGGCAGGGGCTTCGGCAATGCAGCACTTGGAGGGCGGGGGTTTCGGCGGTTGGGCACTCAGGATGGGTGGGGGCTGTGGCAGTGTGGCGCTCAGGGGAGTTGGGAGCTTCGGAGGTGAGGCACTAGGGGGGCAGGAGCTTCGGCGGCGCTCGCAGGGTGTGTGTTGCGGTGGGGCGgcgctcttcttttttttttgcttggggcagcaaaatgttagagttggccctgcccccagcttcctgccctgctccctggagaaagtccagatgaAACAATGATGAACCCTGTGtgctgaggccccttccagtgaAGGAGAGCTGGGCTGCTATAATGTGTCCTGCCCTACCACCTGCCCCCTCACTCCATAGCTTCTCCCCTTTTCCTGACCCATGGGAGCTCAGTGACAACCCAATGACTTGCCAATCACTtctccccttgccctgcctcctctgGGCCCTGGGacccttgtttgtttgttgtcaGTGTCCTGGCCTCAGGCCCAGCTGTGGAGAGTAAGAATGCCCTCCATAGAGCCATCCCCTCTCATTGTTAGACAGGAGAAGGCTGTGCCTGGGACGGGAGCCACTGTTCAGCTTGTGCCTCCTGAGTCACTCAGCTCATCATAAATTATCCAAGAGCAGCTCAGTAAGGACGGGTCagatgggagggggttggggagtgtacaaggtggtggtggtggtggcaggggtTGATGGGGAAGGGAATCGGGGGCATAGGTAGAATGCTGCAAACCCAGGGGCACAGGGCAGAGAGATTGGAAGGAAATAAGCTGGCAGGGAGGGCAAAGTCGTGGGAGGATCCTGCTGCAGGTGAAGGTCTCTGTACAAGTGGTGAATGGGAACGAGTATGATGGGGAGGGTGAGTCAGTGAGGTCCAGAAGCGAGTGTAAGAGTCTGTGCTTTAATTGCCCTAACTTTGCTCTCGGGATACACACAAGAGCACTCAGGTGCACACACTTCCATGTGCTCACCCGTTCATCCACCCAAGTACACTGACCCACATGTACATAGTCACACACTCATGCATGCATGTGCACCCATGTTCACAGACACATAAACACACAAGCACACATAGAACATACACAGCCCAGGCGCACACAGGCTCATGCAGtcacacaagcacacacagaCTCTCAGGCACATAAGAGCCCAGTCAGAGCCGTTCACAACCCATACATGCTCCATCATCACAGCTCTGCACATACAAAGTACACACACAGTCATATATTTGTATACACATCGCATTTGCATGCACACTACAAACATTCACAGTTACATTCTTGCACATGTATTTTCACATTCACATGcacatagagagagacacacacacatgtattcaaacacacatgcagaattcatacctggagaaagagacacacatacacagttaCATGCAGTACATACACATACTCGCGTCTGCAAACATACTAGTGCATGCAGTGTGCACAGGCACACATGCTATTGTACGCAGCACACTCACACACTTCCCATGCACCAGAGATCCTCAGCTGTGATATCACTTAGACAAATCATTCAGCAGCAAAGCgctcctgcttcccccaccctAGCAGTTGAGTGTGGTGCTCTGCAGAGAAGCATGATGGACTGTGGCATCCTCACTCCCAGGATTGCTTCAGCTCTTCACTGCAGCTCTTGGGCTTGACAGCAAAGctaggagaggagggaggattaCAGAGCAGAGCTGAAGCAACAGTCCACAGGGGGATTCTTCTCCTGCATGGGAGGGAGGTCAGACCAGGGTGatggctgagctgcagccagggaaagtGATGCGGACGGGGCAAGTCCTTGCCTTCCTCTTGATCAGCCTGGCCTACctctggctgcctgcaagctccaAGCGAGCCCCCAAGCTGCCCCCATGTCCCCAGAGCTGCTCCTGCACCAGGGACACTGCCTTCTGCATCGACTCCAAAGCGGTCCCCAGGAACCTGCCCCCGGAGGTCATTTCCCTGTGAGTATCATcagagcaggagggagtgggTGGAGGGGGGATCACTGGGATGAAGAATGGGGTATGGTGGGGGAGGTAGGTGGGCTACAGAAATATCTGGGGTTGGAGATGAGGGAGATGGAGGTGGGGAATCCATAGGGTTGATCGAGCTTTAGACTAAAAGGCTGAGGGCCCTTGATGCTATTGGAGGTTTCCCAGAAGTCAGCATATTCCTTGGGGTTACATCAGAACAGGGTTGTAGAGGGTTTgagatggtgtgtgtgtgaatccGTGGGGTATATGTGTGCACAAATGTATGATGTGTGTTCAATAATAGCCCTCTGTGTGCATGCAGGTTCTTGTGTATGTATACTGTAGCTGCTTATTGGTATGAGACAAtcgtgtgtgtgcatgtaaacGTCGGCATGACCATGCTGGTTATCTATACCTCTTGGGtgtatttttctttctgctcATGTTATGTGTCTGGATGTGCATCTGTGAAAGCATGTGCATGGCTGGGTGAGCCTGTTGTTCCTCAGGTGTGGGGAGGTGCACATACGtgcagtgcatgtgtgtgttgtgCAAATGCATTATGTTTATAAATGAGCAGGTTTCTGTATGgaagtgtgtgtctctgtgtgtgtgaatgaaagCGAGGTGTATGAAAAGTAGTGTGTGTTGGTGcaagtgcagtgtgtgtgtgtgtgcggggagaGGGTTACATGAACACTCTCATCTGCGTGTTGCCACCTCCTCAGTAGCTCCTCAGCACAGAAATAGGCAGCCCTTTCCTTTCACTGTTTTAGTCACAGCTGATCCAGATCTAGCAATAGATCCTGATTGCCCCCTTCGGCATGGCACCATCACCTCTCACTGACCTCAAAGAGCTCCTAACTGCCTGTGGGTCCCTCCTGGCCTGGCTGGGGTgacagcagggaaggaaaaggaatggTTTAATAGAATCTCATGTGCCTGTCACTGCTGTATCTCTGCAGTGACATACTGCAACTGACCCTTTGTAGATTGCCGGGGTAGTGTGGGCGAAGTGTGTGCGTGTGCTTGGTAGGCATGTGTGTCTGGTGCCCCTGTATTTTTTGTCTAGGGTGTGCATCTACTGTgtgacatttgtgtgtgtgtgcatgtgtctgatgttggagtgtgtgcatgtgagagagagtcCCTTTTtgtctgctgtgtgtgtgcaccGCATGCTCCCCCTGGCTATGTCCCTGGTGGGGCCTGAGAAATTCCATAGGAACACAAGagctgccagactggatcagacccgtgggccatctagcccagtgtcctgtctctgagagCGGCCAGCACCAGCACAATAGCAGTTGGGAGATAatctgcctcccaccccctgcatAACTCCAATCATGATCTCTAATAGAGATTGTCTGAAGCCCTGATGCATACCCCACTTCTGCCCATCCTAGGTCCCTTGTGCTTGGCTTGACCCCCTCAAACCCTACAACCCAGGGTGGGATGCCTGCTGACCTCATTCTTTCATTGTCTGCAGGAGCACTCTTCCTTCCTGCACACGCTGGCTCTGCTGTAGTCCATCCCCCTCGCCAGGGTGCTGGGGAGTGGGAGAATCGGATGATGCAAATGAGGAGCACCTGCTCCATGCTGTGGGTCCTGCATTGTATTAGCaattctgccccctctccccccaccacacacacacactgagcatCACTGCCTCCATTGGTTTATTTCCAATCAGACTGCACTGGCTGGACCTGTCCCAGACAGACCAGCTTTCTGCAGCGGGAGGCAGACAGGCTCCCTTTGAACACGCATGGCCCTATCGACTGGACCTGCGGGACCTCCCTGGACCTGCAGGCTGTAATTAcagcaaaaaagagagagagagctctttaAGTATACCTCCTCTAcctggggagcagagggcagataTAAACTTCCCCCTGGAAAGGCCGTACCTGGATCCAAGAGCAATAACTGGAACACGCCAAGCTAGGACTAGGATAACAGGAGACTGCAGATCAGGATTGAGGGGTGTCGGCAGAGCTGTGgcaggccctggggctgggaaAGTAGGGGGGGGCTGTGGGCCAGCATTGAGGGGTGTTGGCAGAACAACACGAGAGGCAGAGATGCTTATACAGCACATACCAGTTGAACCTGGCAGGAAATGCTTGTCCTCACCTGCAAGGATTTTCAAGATTTCTACATTTTCcccatcctgaatcaggaccaaaagttgaaatcttgaaaacatTTGTAAACCAAAGATCAGTAGAAAATTTCAAATTGATTCCGGGGAAACGCATCATTTCAAtttcaacctttaaaaaaaaacttttcctttaCCGTGCACtaaaattttgaaactaaaaaacattttgacctgaaaaacaaatctttttttccttcatttggaAAATGTTCAAAAAGGGGAGCCCTCGgcaatttaaaatgtgttttcaagTTTGTTTGGAAATGGGAAACCCGTAGAAACCAACCATCCTTCCCTGAGGGCAGCTTTGATTTCTGTGAATGGGCATTTCCCCACAGAATCAAATTTTGCTGAAAAGTCCCTGacgggctctgcacactgctgtcTGCCTTGCTCCAGCCTACGCTATCCTGCTGTCACTTCTCTGAGTGCTGAACGCCGCATCCTCCTGGAATGGTCCTgagcttttctctccccctttccttctcCGCAGGACCATGGTGAATGCAGCCTTTACTGAAATCAAAGCAGCAGCCTTCGCTCACATCCCCCTCCTGCAGTTCCTGTACgtctctgggtctctccttgggaTGGGGGCTTGTTATTGCCATGGCAGTCCCCGGGGATGGGGACACAGGCCTTCCCATACCCTGTGAGGCAGCAGGGGCTGGTAAAGGCTCGGCAGAGTCTCCTTTAGGAGGCCTTGGAGCTGTAAGGTTTGATCTCCTGCAAAGCTGGGCCTGCCTGATCTAGGTGGCTGAATGGCGAGGTCATGGGAGATACAGATGGGCAAAGAAAACCTCCCCTCTATCCCCTCTCACCAGGACAAACCACAGGCATGAGGGACGACTCTGCTGCCCCACCATCCTACATGGAGGCACTCAGCCCTGTGCAGTGGGAAGGCCTCCCCCACTCCATGGAACCCTCCCCTGCCTGGGCGTCGGGGGTTAACCCCTGGCCACGGCTGAGCTGCAGCAGGTAGCACTTGAACTCACAGCCTGCGTCCAGATCTCTGCCGCCTCAATGCACCCCCAGCAGTGGGAAGGGATTCTCGTCTCTGTTATTCTCAGCCTAGTACCCCTAATGCAGCCCAGCTGGAGAGCCCCCGGAGCTGATGTCTCGCCCTTCTCTTTGCAGCTTACTGAACTCCAACAAGTTTACACTGATCGGGGATGATGCCTTCACCGGCCTCTCTCACCTGCAGTACCTGTATGTTTGCCTCTCCTTCACACCAGGGTCGGCTGGAGGGAGGGAATGGTGGGAATTGGGAGGAGAAGGTCTTTCGGGGGGCAGAGGTTGCAGGGAAGGTGCCACCTCTGGTTAGGGTTGGGGGGTCATGGCATCCCACCCTGTCAtggcataattccccaatctgaaccttagagtccaaaagatggggtaccagcatgaattcctctaagcttaattaccagcttagatctgataggctgccaccacccaaaaatatagtgttttggggcactctggtcccccccaaaaacctttcttggggaccccaagacccaaattccttgagtctcacaaaaCAAGGAAATAAACTTCCTCCCTCCTAATTCTTCTTCCAGATTTCCGCCCGG from Chelonoidis abingdonii isolate Lonesome George chromosome 2, CheloAbing_2.0, whole genome shotgun sequence includes:
- the LOC116836929 gene encoding surfactant protein C-like, which encodes MDVSSKEALTEAPPDYTPVPRIPCLSPHLKRLLIIMVVVVIIVLVVLGFLLMGLHISEKHTETVLRMTIQGLDGEGSVQQLSMSGKDRTGTFHIKAAINSSATVVYDYHHLLICYKSWQGRACYITKMDKENIQGLDTIAKEFQHFQLKQGEEMEEVGFPVPQANRSILGTTINILCSNVPIYWA